The sequence below is a genomic window from Pleurocapsa sp. PCC 7327.
TAAGGGAGTCAGTAGGACAATAACCGTCAAAACGACCATTGGTAATGCCATCGGCCAAGGCACTTCTGGCGCTCTGCGGGTTTTGCTTTGCGCTTGAGAGAGAAACACTAAACGAAAGACGCGAGTCAAATTCAATGCACTCAGGAAATTAACGAATAGCAGTACCCCTAACAACCACCAATCCACTTTCCAAGAGCCATTCAACCAACGCTGCCACGTCCAAAACATCCCCATCGGCATCAGCGCGATTAAACCAGAAGCTCCCACGACGAAAGCAGAGGTTGTAGCGGGCATCCGCGACCACAGACCGCCAAGTTCTGTAATATTTTGGTTGCTGGTAGTCATAATAATCGACCCCGCACTCATAAATAAGAGGGCTTTAGCAACCCCATGGGTTAATAGCAGCAAAAAGGCAATGTCTACGTGCCCCAACCCTACCGCAATAAAGACCAACCCCAAATAAGCGCTCGTAGAATGGCAGAGCGTTCGCTTGATATCGATTTGTGCGAGAGCAATTAACGACGTGCCAATCGCCGTGATCGTACCGATCGCGATTAAGGCATCTGAGGCAATGGGCGATAAAGTAAATACAGGCTGGAGTTTAATCAATACATATGCTCCAGCAGATACGACGATCGAATTTCGCATAATCCCTGCGGGGTTCGGTCCCTCCATTGCCTCATCCAGCCAAAGATTAAGGGGAAATTGAGCGCATTTCCCCGTCGGTCCTGCAATCAGAGATAGTCCTACCAGCGCTGCTGTCAGTGGCGCTAACGGCGAAGTAGACGCCCAATTTTCGAGTTGGGAGAAAGAAAGCCCAGCGCCGTAACTAGAAAGTGCCACTAATCCCATCAGCAAAATAATGTCTCCGACTCGTTTGGTTAAAAAGGCATCTCTGGCGGCAGTGACGACTAAAGGTTGTGCATACCAGAAGCCCACTAACAAGTATGTAGACAAGGTGAGCATTTCCAGGAGAGCATAACTGAGAAAGAGAGAGTCGCTTAAAGCAATGCCCCCTAGTGCCGCTTCAAAGAAGCCCATCAGACTATAGAATCTAGCCAACGACCAGTCTTTTTCCATATAGCCGAGAGCATAGATTTGCGCTAGCAAGCTGATACCCGTGACTACTTCTAATGCTCCCAGACTGACGGGAGACAGCTCTATCGACAAGGTCAGATTTAAGTCTGCAACTTGAAGCCAGTGAAAAACTAATTGTTCTGTCTGTCGTTGCCAAATGAAATAAAAGGCTATCGAGCCGTGCACAAAGCCGATAGCTGTCATCAATAAATTGAGGTAGGCTGCTGGTCGGGGTCCCGTCTGACGAACGATTCTCATCGACCATGGCAGCGTTAAAAAAGAGCCTATCAAGCTGTAAAAAGGAATAAACCAACAATGTTCGAGAAGGAAATCGCTCATTAAAATTGCCCTTGGACTCAAAGCGAGAAAAACACCCGCTTAAGCGGTTTTTTGATTCGATCTGTATTGCCGTTCTAAAAAGTGTTACGTCAATTGAGTTGCTTAATTTAGCCTAACCTTAGAGATTAAGCCATAAACTTTTTAACTCAATAGATAATCTTATGAGAATGGTAATTTTTTCTAATCATACCGAATCAGTTCGGTATGATTACCTAGCAAATC
It includes:
- a CDS encoding NAD(P)H-quinone oxidoreductase subunit F yields the protein MSDFLLEHCWFIPFYSLIGSFLTLPWSMRIVRQTGPRPAAYLNLLMTAIGFVHGSIAFYFIWQRQTEQLVFHWLQVADLNLTLSIELSPVSLGALEVVTGISLLAQIYALGYMEKDWSLARFYSLMGFFEAALGGIALSDSLFLSYALLEMLTLSTYLLVGFWYAQPLVVTAARDAFLTKRVGDIILLMGLVALSSYGAGLSFSQLENWASTSPLAPLTAALVGLSLIAGPTGKCAQFPLNLWLDEAMEGPNPAGIMRNSIVVSAGAYVLIKLQPVFTLSPIASDALIAIGTITAIGTSLIALAQIDIKRTLCHSTSAYLGLVFIAVGLGHVDIAFLLLLTHGVAKALLFMSAGSIIMTTSNQNITELGGLWSRMPATTSAFVVGASGLIALMPMGMFWTWQRWLNGSWKVDWWLLGVLLFVNFLSALNLTRVFRLVFLSQAQSKTRRAPEVPWPMALPMVVLTVIVLLTPLAPIRWPLWLSPTTPLANSDRAIFQYAIPLLVASGLFGCIMGATMELRRSWARPTQLYLRFFQDLFAYDFYVDKIYNFTVVWLVASLSKLASWFDRYVIDGVVNFVSLATIFGGNALKYNVSGQSQFYLLTIVLGVSFLLWSVLSGQWTIVTNYWSSLLSQ